A genomic region of Tigriopus californicus strain San Diego chromosome 1, Tcal_SD_v2.1, whole genome shotgun sequence contains the following coding sequences:
- the LOC131885139 gene encoding peptidoglycan recognition protein 1-like isoform X1 translates to MRLIILLLNLTLTSVLTHAYNEEPCRGQGGFCQQDNLSCSGGTYASNLCPTQAGNIRCCKRSSTAYNEEPCRGQGGFCQQDNLSCSGGTYASNLCPTQASNVRCCKRTSTTCPSIVTRADWGAISRSTNYMSNNARYVIVHHTTGGECYSQFDCARKVRGFQDYHINTNKWSDIGYNFLIGSEGSIFEGRGFNRKGAHAGPRFNDISYGIAFIGDFTSTSPSSKAIQSYNHLVDCLVTRGKIPSDYEMKGHRQVRDTSCPGNTLYNALTRWRNYSPGSA, encoded by the exons ATGAGGTTGATCATTCTGCTATTGAATCTGACTCTAACATCTGTTCTCACCCATG CTTATAACGAGGAACCTTGCCGAGGACAGGGTGGATTTTGCCAGCAGGATAATTTATCCTGTTCTGGTGGAACATACGCATCCAACTTGTGTCCAACTCAGGCTGGCAATATCCGATGTTGCAAACGGAGTAGTACAG CTTATAACGAGGAACCTTGCCGAGGACAGGGTGGATTTTGCCAGCAAGATAATTTATCCTGTTCTGGTGGAACATATGCATCCAACTTGTGCCCAACTCAGGCAAGCAATGTCCGATGTTGCAAACGGACTAGTACAA cTTGTCCCTCTATTGTGACAAGAGCGGATTGGGGAGCGATAAGTCGGAGTACAAACTACATGTCCAATAAC GCTCGTTATGTTATTGTCCATCATACAACCGGAGGAGAATGCTACTCCCAATTCGATTGTGCCAGAAAAGTCCGAGGATTCCAGGATTATCACAT AAACACGAATAAGTGGAGTGACATCGGATACAA CTTCTTGATTGGAAGCGAAGGGTCCAtctttgaaggaagaggattTAACAGGAAAGGAGCTCATGCTGGACCCCGATTCAATGACATATCTTATGGAATTGCATTCATCGGAGACTTCACCTCCACTTCACCTTCGTCCAAAGCCATCCAATCCTACAATCACTTGGTCGAT TGTTTGGTGACCCGTGGGAAAATTCCCTCTGACtatgaaatgaaaggtcatagGCAAGTGAGAGACACAAGCTGTCCTGGAAACACCCTCTACAATGCCTTAACTCGATGGAGGAACTAC AGCCCTGGCAGTGcttga
- the LOC131885139 gene encoding peptidoglycan recognition protein 1-like isoform X2, whose translation MRLIILLLNLTLTSVLTHAYNEEPCRGQGGFCQQDNLSCSGGTYASNLCPTQASNVRCCKRTSTTCPSIVTRADWGAISRSTNYMSNNARYVIVHHTTGGECYSQFDCARKVRGFQDYHINTNKWSDIGYNFLIGSEGSIFEGRGFNRKGAHAGPRFNDISYGIAFIGDFTSTSPSSKAIQSYNHLVDCLVTRGKIPSDYEMKGHRQVRDTSCPGNTLYNALTRWRNYSPGSA comes from the exons ATGAGGTTGATCATTCTGCTATTGAATCTGACTCTAACATCTGTTCTCACCCATG CTTATAACGAGGAACCTTGCCGAGGACAGGGTGGATTTTGCCAGCAAGATAATTTATCCTGTTCTGGTGGAACATATGCATCCAACTTGTGCCCAACTCAGGCAAGCAATGTCCGATGTTGCAAACGGACTAGTACAA cTTGTCCCTCTATTGTGACAAGAGCGGATTGGGGAGCGATAAGTCGGAGTACAAACTACATGTCCAATAAC GCTCGTTATGTTATTGTCCATCATACAACCGGAGGAGAATGCTACTCCCAATTCGATTGTGCCAGAAAAGTCCGAGGATTCCAGGATTATCACAT AAACACGAATAAGTGGAGTGACATCGGATACAA CTTCTTGATTGGAAGCGAAGGGTCCAtctttgaaggaagaggattTAACAGGAAAGGAGCTCATGCTGGACCCCGATTCAATGACATATCTTATGGAATTGCATTCATCGGAGACTTCACCTCCACTTCACCTTCGTCCAAAGCCATCCAATCCTACAATCACTTGGTCGAT TGTTTGGTGACCCGTGGGAAAATTCCCTCTGACtatgaaatgaaaggtcatagGCAAGTGAGAGACACAAGCTGTCCTGGAAACACCCTCTACAATGCCTTAACTCGATGGAGGAACTAC AGCCCTGGCAGTGcttga